From Synechococcus sp. A10-1-5-1, a single genomic window includes:
- a CDS encoding cobyrinate a,c-diamide synthase, with translation MPCLIAAPASGSGKTLVSLALAALARRRGLSLQTFKVGPDYLDPQLLSLASGRACRNLDALLCGGPWLQQTFQRHGSQSDLCLVEGVMGLFDGKGPSSEGSSAHVASMLQLPVVLVVEASRQAGSLAALVRGFRDHDPSLTIAGVVLNGVGSPRHEALLREALASIAMPVLGALPRHTSLELPSRHLGLLPAHELEDVQKRLEAWAELAQNHLDLERLWPLLNAPAPGDPTPATPARAGTPVKVALASDAAFHFRYPEAIELLEQNGLVVETWSPLADEPLPPDCHGVILPGGYPELHAKTLSSSSRSLAALQQARDAGLPIYAECGGLLLLGSDLEDQQGVQHRMAGLLPFQARRGSLSLGYRQASPRCDGLVVRQGETLWGHEFHRWQLDRDNPRETSLWDLEGWGSPSRSEGWGDGQLHASWLHLHWGGCPAIPERFAAAARRASPLVAD, from the coding sequence ATGCCCTGCCTGATTGCCGCTCCTGCCAGCGGCAGCGGCAAGACCCTGGTGAGCCTCGCCCTCGCCGCCCTGGCGCGCCGCCGCGGCCTCAGCCTGCAGACCTTCAAGGTGGGGCCGGACTACCTGGACCCCCAACTGTTGTCCCTGGCCAGTGGCCGGGCGTGCCGGAACCTCGACGCCTTGCTCTGTGGAGGCCCCTGGCTGCAGCAAACCTTCCAGCGTCATGGCAGTCAAAGCGACCTCTGCCTCGTCGAGGGGGTGATGGGGCTCTTCGATGGCAAGGGGCCCTCAAGCGAGGGCAGCTCGGCCCACGTGGCCTCAATGCTGCAACTGCCCGTTGTGCTGGTGGTGGAGGCCAGCAGGCAAGCAGGATCCTTGGCCGCTTTGGTGCGGGGCTTCCGGGACCACGACCCGAGCTTGACCATCGCTGGGGTGGTCCTCAACGGGGTGGGGAGTCCCCGCCACGAGGCGTTGCTGCGGGAGGCCCTGGCCTCGATTGCCATGCCAGTTCTCGGGGCCCTGCCAAGGCACACCAGCCTGGAGCTGCCCTCCAGGCACCTGGGGCTCCTGCCGGCCCATGAACTCGAGGATGTCCAGAAGCGCCTGGAGGCCTGGGCGGAGCTGGCCCAAAACCATCTCGATCTCGAACGGCTCTGGCCGCTACTGAACGCGCCTGCCCCAGGCGATCCAACACCAGCAACACCGGCTCGAGCAGGCACCCCCGTCAAGGTTGCTCTGGCCAGCGACGCCGCCTTTCACTTCCGCTACCCCGAGGCGATCGAGCTGCTGGAGCAGAACGGATTGGTCGTCGAGACCTGGTCGCCGTTAGCCGATGAACCTCTACCACCGGATTGCCATGGCGTCATCCTCCCCGGGGGCTATCCAGAACTGCATGCGAAAACCCTGAGCAGCAGCAGCCGGAGCCTCGCGGCCCTGCAGCAGGCACGGGATGCAGGTCTCCCGATCTACGCCGAATGCGGTGGCTTGTTGCTGCTCGGTAGCGACCTGGAGGATCAACAGGGCGTCCAGCACAGGATGGCGGGGCTACTGCCCTTTCAAGCCCGGCGAGGAAGCCTGAGCCTGGGCTATCGCCAAGCCTCCCCCCGTTGCGATGGCTTGGTGGTTCGCCAGGGCGAGACGCTCTGGGGCCACGAGTTTCACCGTTGGCAACTCGATCGTGACAACCCAAGGGAGACCAGCCTCTGGGATCTGGAGGGCTGGGGCAGTCCGTCGCGCAGCGAAGGCTGGGGTGATGGCCAGCTCCATGCCAGCTGGCTACACCTGCATTGGGGCGGCTGCCCGGCGATCCCAGAGCGCTTTGCCGCCGCCGCCCGCCGAGCCTCACCCCTGGTCGCTGATTAA
- a CDS encoding histidine phosphatase family protein: MASLHLWLLRHGATEWAINGRHTGSTDLPLLPQGETEARALAPILAKQTFAAVLSSPLQRARRTCELAGLSHQAQIEPDLKEWDYGDYEGLTTPEIRVHVPGWTVFSHPCPGGESSDQVQQRCERVIERASQYASSAQAESCNVALFAHGHILRSLAGCWLGQGPAGGAQLVLGTGSFCVLGYERQKRALIHWNAPVLLA; encoded by the coding sequence ATGGCCTCTCTGCACCTTTGGCTGCTGCGCCACGGCGCCACCGAATGGGCTATCAATGGACGCCATACCGGCAGCACCGATCTGCCCCTGTTGCCCCAAGGCGAAACGGAAGCACGCGCACTCGCACCGATCCTGGCCAAGCAGACCTTTGCCGCTGTGTTGAGCAGCCCGCTGCAACGGGCCAGACGCACCTGCGAGCTAGCCGGGCTGAGCCATCAGGCGCAGATCGAACCGGATCTAAAGGAATGGGATTACGGCGACTATGAAGGGCTGACCACCCCCGAAATCCGAGTCCATGTCCCCGGATGGACTGTCTTCAGCCACCCCTGTCCCGGTGGCGAGAGCAGCGATCAGGTGCAGCAGCGCTGCGAACGGGTGATTGAACGCGCCAGCCAGTACGCCAGCAGCGCCCAAGCAGAGAGCTGCAATGTGGCGCTCTTCGCCCATGGCCACATCCTGCGCAGCCTTGCAGGCTGCTGGCTGGGCCAAGGCCCCGCCGGAGGAGCCCAGCTGGTCCTTGGGACAGGCAGCTTCTGCGTCCTGGGGTACGAAAGGCAAAAGCGAGCCCTGATCCACTGGAATGCTCCGGTGCTGCTGGCCTGA
- a CDS encoding acylphosphatase has translation MNQEDSSSRRSGPPGWLIADTRPLNRGNRTAKVRQWVRQEQRHPSQSALRIERWQLQVRGRVQGVGFRESCSRKAKDLDLSGWVRNCPDGSVEVQAEGQPYQLTELRLWCERGPRGAEVLSVSQSQLTPLKEDWFEIRR, from the coding sequence ATGAATCAGGAGGACAGCTCAAGCCGTCGGTCAGGTCCACCGGGCTGGCTGATCGCCGATACGCGGCCCCTCAACCGAGGGAACCGCACCGCGAAAGTGCGGCAGTGGGTGCGCCAGGAACAACGTCACCCCAGCCAGAGCGCACTGCGCATCGAGCGCTGGCAGCTGCAGGTCCGCGGACGCGTCCAGGGCGTCGGCTTCCGTGAGAGCTGTAGCCGCAAGGCCAAGGACCTCGACCTCAGCGGATGGGTGAGGAATTGCCCCGATGGGTCGGTGGAGGTGCAAGCCGAGGGTCAGCCCTATCAACTCACCGAGTTACGCCTCTGGTGCGAGCGGGGACCCAGGGGTGCCGAGGTGCTGAGCGTGAGCCAAAGCCAACTCACTCCACTCAAGGAAGACTGGTTCGAAATTCGCCGCTAG
- a CDS encoding GAP family protein, with protein sequence MTNGTLWAELLAYGSGIALSPLHIGLLLLLLLGPNPLRRGGLLVLGWMLTVTALVVLMLTVGHGLLLTMEKGTSHRTGLDLLAAGALLALGLKELLESKEEGSEAPGWTRQLDRFCAMPLPLLLGVSSALEVISPDDLFLFAKTASALLASGLTRLQETLYTGAFTLACSTALLLPFLAVLIGREQVLPLLERVKTLLFNKGDLLVGGLSLVLAGYLGWQGIEGLQLS encoded by the coding sequence ATGACCAACGGGACCCTCTGGGCCGAATTACTGGCCTATGGCAGTGGGATCGCCCTCAGCCCTCTCCATATCGGCCTGCTGCTCCTGCTGCTGCTGGGACCCAACCCGCTGCGGCGCGGGGGGCTTTTGGTGCTGGGCTGGATGCTCACCGTGACCGCCCTCGTGGTGCTCATGCTGACCGTGGGTCATGGCCTCCTGCTCACGATGGAGAAAGGCACCAGCCATAGAACAGGCCTGGATTTACTTGCAGCAGGGGCCTTATTGGCCCTCGGTCTCAAGGAGTTACTGGAGAGCAAGGAGGAGGGTTCTGAGGCCCCCGGCTGGACCCGGCAGCTCGATCGCTTCTGCGCCATGCCCTTGCCCCTGCTGCTGGGGGTGAGCTCCGCTCTAGAGGTGATTAGCCCCGACGACCTCTTCCTCTTTGCCAAGACCGCCTCGGCCCTGTTGGCCTCAGGCCTAACCCGCTTGCAAGAGACGCTGTACACCGGCGCCTTCACCCTGGCCTGCAGCACCGCACTGCTGCTGCCATTCCTGGCGGTGCTGATTGGCCGCGAGCAGGTGCTCCCCCTGCTGGAGCGGGTCAAGACCCTGCTGTTCAACAAAGGGGATCTGCTGGTGGGCGGACTGAGTTTGGTTCTGGCGGGATACCTCGGCTGGCAGGGTATCGAAGGACTGCAGCTCAGCTAG
- a CDS encoding ATP-dependent RecD-like DNA helicase, which produces MAEGSGQGLTRGQTAAAEAFERWLKAPYDGTPFVLSGFAGTGKTFLSCHLLALVEQRDWCWTVVAPTHKAVGVLRQQLSWADLQPTWYPSTIHRLLRLKLKRQGDLERCEETEQTAGSLENLSLVLIDEASMVDSALLEIALRCAHPFKTRLVFVGDPAQLPPVGEPESPVFSMGRSVQASLSEVVRHQGPVLQLATGLRSGDLPCRQPPALGLVRDLQGQVAVLPRSQWLEAAQVALKRGAELDNPDHARILCYTNRALEQLVPLARRAIHGEMADQLPVLPGEVLMTRSAVMAPACRAGEEAAEEPDMLLGSNRELVVRDVTPERCDLADFGVGVGDGLTPAVIDTLNAEVEAGETRLTLRLLPPVGSAGRQILDGVLRSLRLQAREAGKQQGRSLWRRYFLVRDAFASLGPAAVLTVHRSQGSTFGEVFVAGDVFWPSDDTLRRQLVYVAVSRASQAVWLSADNRLGSTGAAQDRERWSRWLKPAS; this is translated from the coding sequence TTGGCTGAGGGATCAGGCCAGGGGCTGACCAGAGGCCAGACCGCGGCGGCCGAGGCCTTTGAGCGTTGGCTCAAGGCTCCTTACGACGGCACTCCGTTTGTCCTCAGTGGCTTTGCCGGAACGGGGAAGACCTTCCTCTCCTGTCACCTGCTCGCTTTGGTGGAGCAGAGGGACTGGTGCTGGACCGTGGTGGCGCCGACCCACAAAGCGGTCGGCGTCTTGCGTCAGCAGCTCTCCTGGGCCGACCTTCAGCCCACTTGGTATCCGAGCACGATCCATCGCTTGCTGCGGCTGAAGCTCAAACGCCAAGGGGATCTGGAGCGTTGCGAGGAAACCGAGCAGACCGCTGGATCCCTCGAGAACCTCTCCTTGGTGCTGATCGATGAGGCGTCGATGGTCGATAGCGCGCTGCTTGAGATTGCCCTGCGCTGCGCCCACCCCTTCAAGACCCGTTTGGTGTTTGTTGGGGATCCAGCCCAGCTCCCCCCCGTGGGGGAACCAGAGAGCCCCGTGTTTTCGATGGGCCGCTCCGTCCAGGCCAGCTTGAGCGAGGTGGTGCGCCATCAAGGACCGGTCTTGCAGCTCGCCACTGGATTGCGCAGCGGTGATCTTCCTTGCCGTCAGCCGCCAGCCCTAGGCCTGGTTCGAGATCTCCAGGGTCAAGTGGCGGTTTTGCCCCGTTCCCAGTGGCTGGAGGCAGCCCAGGTCGCTCTCAAGCGGGGGGCGGAGCTCGATAACCCTGATCACGCCAGGATCCTCTGCTACACCAACCGCGCCCTCGAGCAGTTGGTCCCGCTGGCACGGCGTGCCATCCATGGCGAGATGGCCGATCAACTTCCCGTGCTCCCTGGTGAGGTGTTGATGACCCGCTCGGCGGTGATGGCACCGGCCTGCCGGGCTGGGGAAGAGGCCGCGGAGGAGCCCGACATGCTGCTGGGCTCCAACCGCGAATTGGTGGTCCGCGATGTCACTCCTGAGCGTTGCGATCTGGCGGACTTTGGGGTCGGCGTCGGCGATGGTTTAACCCCAGCCGTCATCGACACCCTCAATGCCGAGGTGGAGGCCGGTGAAACCAGGCTGACCCTGCGCCTGCTGCCGCCAGTGGGTAGCGCGGGCCGTCAAATCCTTGATGGCGTGCTCCGCTCCCTGCGCCTCCAGGCCCGGGAGGCAGGAAAGCAGCAGGGCCGCAGCCTCTGGCGTCGCTACTTCCTCGTGCGCGATGCCTTTGCGTCCCTGGGGCCCGCTGCGGTGCTGACGGTGCACCGCAGCCAGGGCAGCACCTTTGGGGAGGTCTTTGTCGCCGGTGACGTCTTCTGGCCCAGTGATGACACCCTGCGGCGCCAGTTGGTTTACGTGGCGGTCAGTCGCGCCTCCCAGGCGGTTTGGCTGAGTGCCGACAACCGTCTGGGGAGCACCGGAGCGGCCCAGGATCGCGAGCGCTGGAGCCGTTGGCTGAAGCCCGCTAGCTGA
- a CDS encoding divergent PAP2 family protein, which translates to MSAPLVALLDNGALWWGLAACGTAQFSKLLIELVVHRRWNPKVLVETGGMPSSHSALLTGTAAGLGWQQGFDSGLFALAATMCFVVLYDASHVRYSAGLTAARVNALSDSTEALPPLKEKLGHTPLEVLIGSLMGPLVSLPGLVLVGSPLTLAHHWGLMAIG; encoded by the coding sequence ATGAGCGCTCCCTTGGTGGCTCTGTTGGATAACGGGGCCCTCTGGTGGGGACTGGCGGCCTGCGGCACAGCCCAGTTCTCCAAATTATTGATTGAGCTGGTGGTCCATCGCCGCTGGAACCCCAAGGTGTTGGTGGAGACCGGGGGAATGCCCTCGAGCCATTCAGCGTTGCTCACCGGTACAGCCGCTGGGCTGGGCTGGCAGCAGGGGTTTGATTCCGGACTGTTCGCCCTGGCGGCAACGATGTGCTTCGTGGTCCTCTACGACGCGTCCCATGTCCGCTACTCCGCGGGCTTAACCGCAGCTCGGGTGAATGCCTTGAGTGATTCCACTGAGGCGCTGCCCCCGTTGAAGGAAAAGCTTGGTCACACCCCCTTGGAGGTGCTGATCGGCAGCCTGATGGGCCCCCTGGTCTCCCTGCCTGGGCTGGTGCTGGTGGGCTCTCCCTTAACGCTGGCCCACCACTGGGGCTTAATGGCGATTGGCTGA
- the crtE gene encoding geranylgeranyl diphosphate synthase CrtE: protein MSAAVTTTDSTSTGEPGHFDFASYLERSRKQVEQALDGSLGPERPESLREAMRYSLLAGGKRLRPILCLAACELAGGDTALAMPTAVALEMIHTMSLIHDDLPAMDNDDLRRGRPTNHKVYGEANAILAGDALLTRAFEMVALRSPGVPAEQLLKVVGELSLASGAPGLVGGQVVDLECEGKDVDLETLEYIHLHKTGALLRSCVLTGALIAGASDELLAALTTYARGIGLAFQIIDDILDVTASSEVLGKTAGKDLTADKTTYPKLLGLEESRQRADALVAEAKQALEPFNRNGSAAPLLALADYITSRDR, encoded by the coding sequence ATGAGCGCGGCGGTGACGACGACTGACAGCACCTCCACGGGGGAGCCTGGCCACTTTGATTTCGCCTCCTACCTGGAGAGATCCCGGAAGCAGGTGGAACAAGCCCTCGATGGTTCCCTAGGACCTGAGCGGCCCGAGAGCCTCCGGGAAGCCATGCGTTATTCACTCCTGGCCGGGGGGAAGCGCCTCCGTCCGATCCTCTGCCTGGCGGCCTGTGAGCTTGCCGGCGGTGATACGGCCTTGGCGATGCCGACAGCGGTGGCCCTGGAGATGATCCACACCATGTCGCTGATCCATGACGACCTGCCGGCCATGGACAACGACGACCTGCGACGCGGGCGGCCCACAAACCACAAGGTCTATGGCGAGGCCAACGCCATCCTTGCCGGTGATGCCCTGCTGACTCGGGCCTTCGAGATGGTGGCTCTGCGCAGCCCTGGCGTGCCCGCTGAGCAGTTGCTCAAGGTGGTTGGAGAGCTGTCGTTGGCCTCCGGTGCCCCGGGACTGGTGGGCGGCCAGGTGGTGGATCTGGAATGCGAAGGCAAGGACGTTGACCTTGAGACCCTTGAGTACATCCATCTGCACAAAACCGGAGCGCTGCTGCGCTCCTGCGTGCTGACCGGTGCCTTGATTGCCGGCGCCTCCGACGAACTCCTGGCGGCCCTGACCACCTATGCCCGCGGGATCGGCCTGGCCTTCCAAATCATTGATGACATCCTTGATGTCACCGCCAGCAGTGAGGTGCTGGGTAAGACCGCTGGCAAAGACCTGACTGCAGATAAGACCACGTATCCAAAACTTCTGGGCCTGGAGGAGTCGCGCCAGCGGGCTGATGCGTTGGTGGCGGAAGCCAAGCAAGCGCTGGAGCCGTTCAATCGCAACGGATCGGCTGCCCCCTTGCTGGCCCTGGCGGACTACATCACCAGCCGGGATCGATGA
- the folD gene encoding bifunctional methylenetetrahydrofolate dehydrogenase/methenyltetrahydrofolate cyclohydrolase FolD — MAQRLDGRQLAAALEERLERVVTERIAQAGRPPGLAVLRVGDDPASGVYVANKEKACSRIGITNLGAHLPAGTPAAEVLSTIQRLNADPAVDGILLQLPLPEGLDERPLLAAIDPEKDADGLHTMNLGRLLKGEPGPRSCTPAGVMALLAATGVELAGKRAVVVGRSILVGQPMALMLQAANATVSIGHSRTQDLAELTRQADVLVVAAGRPRMIGAEHVKPGAVVVDVGIHRLPSEPGAKAKLCGDVRFEEVEPIASAISPVPGGVGPMTVTLLLVNTVASWCQRCGLDQPLADLLP, encoded by the coding sequence ATGGCTCAGCGTCTCGACGGTCGTCAGTTGGCTGCTGCGTTGGAGGAGCGCCTTGAGCGGGTGGTCACCGAGCGCATCGCCCAGGCGGGCCGTCCCCCGGGCTTGGCGGTGCTTCGGGTGGGGGATGACCCGGCGAGCGGTGTCTATGTCGCCAATAAAGAGAAGGCCTGCAGCCGCATTGGTATCACCAACCTGGGCGCCCATCTGCCCGCAGGCACCCCCGCAGCGGAGGTGTTGAGCACCATCCAACGCCTCAATGCCGATCCCGCCGTCGATGGAATCCTGCTGCAGCTCCCCCTCCCGGAGGGGTTGGATGAACGGCCGCTGTTGGCTGCGATCGATCCAGAGAAGGATGCCGATGGGCTGCACACCATGAACCTGGGGCGACTGCTTAAAGGGGAACCCGGACCCCGCAGCTGCACCCCTGCTGGCGTCATGGCTCTGTTGGCGGCCACTGGTGTGGAGCTGGCCGGCAAGCGGGCCGTGGTGGTGGGCCGCAGCATCCTGGTGGGCCAGCCCATGGCCCTGATGCTGCAGGCCGCCAACGCCACGGTGAGCATTGGCCATTCCCGCACCCAGGACTTGGCGGAACTCACGCGCCAGGCCGATGTCTTGGTGGTGGCTGCGGGTCGTCCTCGGATGATTGGCGCGGAACACGTCAAACCCGGTGCCGTCGTCGTTGATGTCGGCATTCACCGCTTGCCCAGTGAGCCGGGTGCGAAGGCCAAGTTGTGTGGCGATGTGCGCTTTGAAGAGGTGGAGCCGATCGCCAGCGCCATCAGTCCGGTGCCCGGCGGCGTCGGTCCGATGACCGTGACCCTGTTGCTGGTCAACACCGTCGCGAGCTGGTGTCAACGCTGCGGTTTGGATCAGCCCTTGGCTGATTTGCTCCCATAG